One window of Bacillus sp. (in: firmicutes) genomic DNA carries:
- the folE gene encoding GTP cyclohydrolase I FolE: MSIAESNLLSQMVLDVFGQNSISEKKLVQAQNVMDSLKELIQLCGDDPARDGLQETPYRVLKAFLEYTEGYRENPKEHLEKVFEVAHQELVLVKDIEFYSMCEHHFAPFFGVAHVGYIPNEKITGLSKIGRMVEGYAKRFQVQERLTNEIADALEDVLHPQGAMVVVEAKHMCMCGRGIKKTNSSTTTTAVRGLFANQADARIEFLSLLNR; the protein is encoded by the coding sequence ATGTCTATTGCGGAAAGTAACTTACTATCACAAATGGTGCTTGATGTATTTGGTCAAAATTCCATTTCCGAAAAAAAGCTCGTTCAAGCGCAAAATGTGATGGATTCACTAAAGGAATTAATCCAATTATGTGGGGATGACCCTGCTCGTGATGGTCTTCAGGAGACTCCTTATCGCGTTTTAAAAGCTTTTCTCGAATACACAGAAGGATATCGTGAAAATCCGAAGGAACATTTAGAAAAGGTTTTTGAGGTTGCTCATCAAGAATTAGTGCTTGTGAAGGATATTGAGTTTTATTCGATGTGTGAGCATCATTTTGCACCGTTTTTTGGTGTTGCCCATGTTGGTTATATTCCAAATGAGAAAATAACTGGGTTATCAAAAATTGGCAGAATGGTTGAAGGCTATGCAAAACGTTTTCAGGTGCAAGAAAGGCTCACGAACGAGATTGCCGATGCATTAGAGGATGTTCTTCATCCACAAGGAGCAATGGTAGTGGTTGAAGCAAAGCATATGTGCATGTGTGGAAGAGGGATTAAGAAAACAAATTCGTCAACGACAACGACGGCAGTTCGTGGGCTGTTTGCGAATCAAGCTGATGCTCGTATTGAATTTTTGTCATTGCTTAATCGGTAG
- a CDS encoding serpin family protein yields the protein MLKSFFSILSFILLLSGCNMASSPNFGSAEFSENDYKMITEANNRFAFDLLGELVQQKGEPNIFFSPFSIHSALSMTYNGAAGDTEKEIADVLHVNGYELSNINRAYASFLSRTFNRNYDATLNIANSIWLKKGYPFLSDFVTNTKDYYLAQVQEMDFADPKAADEINSWVKEKTRGKIPNIIENVQSNAVAYLLNAIYFYGNWEHSFDEKATFEDLFYVSEGAPKQQPFMRQTNRFKYYEDELIQVIDLPYKDNELSMIVLLAKEGIQLDNLYQQLSLKQWNRWVSQLKEHEVALTLPKFKLEYSTLLNDSLIKLGMPSAFSEEADFSQMVENVGINIDEVLHKSFIEVNEKGTEAAAATAVVIQETAMIHTPTMNVNRPFFFVIQDNESGIILFMGEVNSPQNIK from the coding sequence ATGTTGAAAAGTTTCTTTTCTATTTTGTCTTTTATTCTATTATTATCAGGTTGTAACATGGCAAGTTCACCTAATTTTGGTTCAGCAGAATTTTCTGAAAATGATTACAAAATGATTACGGAAGCCAATAACCGCTTTGCTTTTGATTTACTGGGGGAGCTTGTTCAACAGAAGGGGGAGCCAAATATATTTTTTTCACCGTTTAGCATTCATTCCGCCTTATCAATGACCTATAACGGTGCGGCTGGTGACACTGAAAAGGAGATAGCTGATGTTTTACATGTAAATGGCTACGAGCTTTCAAATATCAACCGGGCTTATGCTTCTTTTTTAAGTCGGACATTCAATCGTAATTACGATGCTACATTGAATATTGCTAATTCTATTTGGCTTAAGAAAGGCTATCCTTTTTTAAGTGATTTTGTAACGAATACAAAAGATTATTATTTAGCGCAAGTCCAGGAAATGGATTTTGCAGACCCAAAAGCAGCAGATGAAATAAATTCATGGGTGAAGGAGAAAACAAGAGGCAAGATTCCTAATATTATAGAAAATGTGCAATCTAATGCTGTTGCATATCTGCTAAATGCTATTTATTTTTATGGCAATTGGGAGCATTCCTTTGATGAAAAAGCTACATTTGAAGATTTATTTTATGTAAGCGAGGGTGCCCCGAAACAGCAGCCTTTCATGAGGCAAACGAATCGTTTTAAATATTATGAGGATGAATTGATACAGGTAATTGATTTACCATATAAAGACAATGAGTTAAGTATGATTGTATTGCTTGCTAAAGAAGGTATACAATTGGATAATTTATATCAGCAATTGTCGCTTAAACAGTGGAATCGTTGGGTTAGCCAGTTAAAGGAACATGAAGTAGCGCTTACATTGCCAAAATTTAAATTGGAATACTCTACTTTATTAAATGATTCACTGATTAAATTAGGGATGCCAAGCGCATTTTCGGAAGAAGCAGACTTTAGCCAAATGGTTGAAAATGTCGGCATTAACATTGATGAAGTTCTTCATAAGAGCTTCATAGAAGTCAATGAAAAAGGAACAGAAGCAGCAGCGGCAACAGCTGTTGTGATACAGGAAACGGCTATGATTCATACACCTACAATGAATGTCAATCGGCCCTTCTTTTTTGTCATTCAGGACAACGAATCAGGAATCATTTTGTTTATGGGAGAAGTAAATTCTCCCCAAAATATTAAGTAG